The window GAACGAGTATAAGACACACCGTGCCGGATACACCGCTAACGGCGTTCCTGCCAATATCAGCGTGGTACGGTCGCTGCAGAACTCGCTGGCACGCCGTATGGCGATGACAGCGGGTAAACGCCGCACGCTGCATGAGCTGGAAGAGTCGCTGGAACAGTTGGCACATACTGAACCTGCACAATTGCTGGAAGAGGAACGGCTGCGGCAGGAAATTACCGAACTGCGCCAGAAAATTGCACGCGTGCCGTTTATCGATACGTTTGACCTGCGCTACAAGAACTACGAGCGTCGGGCCGAGCCATCGAGCCAGGCCGTGATGTTTTGTTTGATGGACGTATCCGGCTCCATGGATCAGGCGACAAAAGACATGGCGAAGCGCTTTTATATTCTGCTGTATTTGTTCCTCAGCAGAAATTACAAAAACGTGGACGTTGTCTATATTCGCCATCACACGCAGGCAAAAGAGGTCGATGAACAAGAGTTCTTCTACTCTCAGGAAACCGGCGGCACCATTGTCTCCAGTGCGTTAAAGCTAATGGAGGAGGTCGTACGTGAGCGCTACGATCCGTCACAGTGGAATATCTATGCGGCACAGGCATCGGATGGCGATAACTGGGCTGACGATTCACCGCTGTGCCACCAGATTCTGGCGAATCAGCTTCTGCCGATGGTGCGCTACTACAGCTATATTGAAATCACCCGACGTTCACACC is drawn from Pectobacterium aroidearum and contains these coding sequences:
- a CDS encoding YeaH/YhbH family protein gives rise to the protein MAYFIDRRLNGKNKSTVNRQRFLRRYKSQIKQSISEAINKRSVTDIESGESVSIPNADINEPMFHQGRGGRRHRVHPGNDHFVQNDKIERPQGGGGGGSGQGDASKDGEGEDEFVFQISKDEYLDLLFEDLALPNLKKTQHRQMNEYKTHRAGYTANGVPANISVVRSLQNSLARRMAMTAGKRRTLHELEESLEQLAHTEPAQLLEEERLRQEITELRQKIARVPFIDTFDLRYKNYERRAEPSSQAVMFCLMDVSGSMDQATKDMAKRFYILLYLFLSRNYKNVDVVYIRHHTQAKEVDEQEFFYSQETGGTIVSSALKLMEEVVRERYDPSQWNIYAAQASDGDNWADDSPLCHQILANQLLPMVRYYSYIEITRRSHQTLWREYETLRDTFDNFAMQHIRDQDDIYPVFRELFRKQTVGH